A genomic window from Scophthalmus maximus strain ysfricsl-2021 chromosome 17, ASM2237912v1, whole genome shotgun sequence includes:
- the hoxb5a gene encoding homeobox protein Hox-B5a — protein sequence MSSYFVNSFSGRYPNVPDYQLLNYGASSGAMNGGTYRESSSATMHHATGSYGYSYNGMDLTVTNRGGGSSGTAGTVEHFGGGSIVGDSRGFGSPTPERRFRQPSSCSLASAADSLLSPVIGDTELSAQSSSPRSEQPGSGNLSSPNLSSNSSGGGGGGGGCGGGGGTAQRFTELDDASLDPDELHHTRDADHGSHPLSRTGHPHPVQKQEGGAVGPAADCTTGSEAHTPQIFPWMRKLHINHDMTGPDGKRARTAYTRYQTLELEKEFHFNRYLTRRRRIEIAHTLCLTERQIKIWFQNRRMKWKKDNKLKTMNLSTVSAFQP from the exons ATGAGCTCTTACTTTGTAAACTCGTTCTCGGGGCGCTACCCAAATGTCCCCGACTATCAACTGCTAAATTATGGAGCCAGCAGCGGCGCAATGAACGGCGGGACGTACAGGGAATCTTCCTCCGCCACCATGCACCATGCGACGGGCTCTTACGGCTACAGCTACAATGGCATGGACCTAACCGTCACCAACCGGGGAGGGGGTAGCAGCGGCACCGCCGGCACCGTAGAACATTTCGGGGGCGGCTCAATCGTCGGTGACTCCCGAGGCTTCGGATCCCCGACCCCGGAGAGGCGTTTCAGACAGCCGTCCAGCTGCTCCCTTGCCTCCGCGGCAGACTCCCTCCTGTCACCCGTCATTGGAGACACTGAGCTGAGCGCCCAGAGCTCGTCTCCCCGTTCGGAGCAACCAGGAAGCGGCAATCTCAGCTCTCCAAACCTGTCCTCGAACTCCtccggtggtggtggaggaggaggcggctgcggcggcggcggaggcacGGCGCAGCGCTTTACGGAGCTGGACGACGCGTCGCTAGACCCCGACGAGTTGCACCACACCCGGGACGCAGACCACGGTAGCCACCCGCTCTCCAGGACCGGACACCCGCACCCCGTGCAGAAGCAGGAGGGCGGCGCGGTGGGACCAGCCGCTGACTGCACGACGGGAAGCGAAGCGCACACGCCACAGATATTCCCCTGGATGAGAAAGCTGCACATTAACCATG ATATGACGGGCCCTGACGGGAAACGGGCGCGGACGGCGTACACCCGTTACCAGACGCtcgagctggagaaggagttccACTTCAACCGGTACctgacgcggcggcggcggatcGAGATCGCTCACACGCTGTGCCTCACGGAGCGGCAGATcaagatctggttccagaaccgcaGGATGAAGTGGAAGAAGGACAACAAACTGAAAACCATGAACCTCTCCACCGTCAGCGCCTTCCAACCCTAG
- the hoxb4a gene encoding homeobox protein Hox-B4a: protein MAMSSYLINSNYVDPKFPPCEEYSQSDYLPSHSPDYYSSQRQEPAAFQPDALYHHHQHHANPQSQQHRGEPPYTPCQRAGQPASVVMSPRGHVLPPTALPTTPVPEPRHRCDSVTPSPPPPPPCGQTPHSQSTSSPASTRKDPVVYPWMKKVHVNIVSANYTGGEPKRSRTAYTRQQVLELEKEFHYNRYLTRRRRVEIAHTLCLSERQIKIWFQNRRMKWKKDHKLPNTKVRAGTNGSSNTNSQTLSGSQNRSAGPL from the exons ATGGCCATGAGCTCCTATTTGATCAACTCCAACTATGTGGACCCGAAGTTCCCACCGTGCGAGGAATATTCACAGAGCGACTATCTGCCCAGCCACTCTCCGGACTACTACAGCTCTCAGCGGCAGGAGCCTGCCGCTTTCCAGCCGGACGCcctctaccaccaccaccagcaccacgcAAACCCCCAGAGCCAGCAGCACCGAGGCGAGCCGCCCTACACGCCGTGCCAGCGCGCGGGGCAGCCCGCCTCGGTGGTGATGTCCCCGCGGGGTCATGTCCTCCCCCCAACCGCGCTGCCGACCACCCCCGTCCCGGAGCCGAGACACCGCTGCGATTCCGTGACACCCAGCccgcctccacctccgcctTGCGGCCAAACACCCCACAGCCAAAGCACTTCTTCCCCCGCGAGCACGCGGAAGGACCCCGTCGTCTACCCGTGGATGAAGAAAGTCCATGTAAACATCG TGAGTGCAAACTACACAGGGGGTGAGCCGAAGCGGTCGCGGACGGCCTACACGCGCCAGCAGGTCCTGGAGCTCGAGAAGGAGTTCCACTACAACCGGTACCTGACGCGCAGGCGCAGGGTGGAGATCGCGCACACACTGTGCCTGTCAGAGCGGCAGATcaagatctggttccagaaccggaGGATGAAATGGAAGAAGGATCACAAGCTCCCCAACACCAAGGTCCGCGCCGGGACAAacggcagcagcaacacaaactcCCAGACCCTAAGCGGTTCTCAGAACCGCTCCGCCGGACCCCTATAG